A region from the Aphis gossypii isolate Hap1 chromosome 1, ASM2018417v2, whole genome shotgun sequence genome encodes:
- the LOC126549022 gene encoding liprin-alpha-4-like: MIIQTSLQFGITCLKRVNFDRSQLEDRRRIAEHETVDILVWSNERVIKWITSIGLKEYANNLIESGVHGAIIALDKNFESNTLAMALQIPPQNAQARQVLDTEFNKLLTISTERRLDSSCSDLGAS, translated from the exons atgattattCAGACAAGTTTACAATTTGGTATAACATGCTTAAAGCGGGTTAATTTTGATCGAAGTCAACTAGAAGATAGACGCCGCATTGCTGAACATGAAACTGTAGACATTTTAGTATGGTCTAATGAAAGAGTAATTAAATGGATTACTAGTATTGGTTTGAAG gaatatgctaacaatttaattgaatcCGGTGTACATGGTGCTATAATTGCGCTTGACAAGAATTTTGAGTCTAACACACTTGCTATGGCGCTTCAAATACCTCCACAAAACGCAcaa gCTCGCCAAGTATTAGACACAGAGTTCAATAAACTATTGACCATATCGACAGAACGGAGACTAGACAGTAGTTGTAGTGATCTTGGAGCCTCCTGA
- the LOC114119726 gene encoding TAR DNA-binding protein 43-like, with protein MYVQVSASENSDPIDMPTEEDNSLLLSTLEAQYPGIIGLKYRVNNRLRIVRLNEGKLYPPEDGWLDRMYLCNFRNTPAEKRKHSEIEDSNKVEDDNSVSDMDLVVLGLPWKVTEEDLKKYFTKFGQVEYTQIKTDPNGKSKGYGFVRFKHKKSQVRVMLERHNIEGRWCDVRIPNSKDKHVNKVPRKVFIGQVSEEVDEEALKNYFIKFGEISDLFLPRPHRGFAFVTFTDPLSAQKVIGKDHKVGDCSVVCTEAIPKKEMAPKWNDYDSRDRVKDRRRDRSPNQPQAWSQDSIWDYDQDYYDRLYSRGSGHQSVNNSYTNEKNINSDMVAAAVNKAVMGVIGNLKGQGNQGDKLQGTDDWWMRR; from the coding sequence ATGTATGTGCAAGTATCAGCAAGTGAAAACAGTGATCCCATTGATATGCCTACAGAAGAAGACAACAGTCTTCTTTTATCTACTTTAGAAGCACAATATCCTGGGATAATTGGTTTGAAGTATCGTGTTAATAATAGGTTACGTATAGTACGTCTCAATGAAGGCAAATTATACCCTCCTGAAGATGGCTGGTTAGATCGTATGTATTTGTGTAATTTTCGTAATACACCTGCAGAAAAACGTAAACACAGTGAAATTGAAGATAGTAATAAGGTTGAAGATGATAACAGTGTTTCTGATATGGATTTGGTTGTGCTGGGTTTACCATGGAAGGTAACTGAAGaggatttgaaaaaatatttcaccaaATTTGGTCAAGTAGAATATACTCAAATTAAGACTGATCCTAATGGTAAATCAAAAGGGTATGGATTTGTCAGGTTTAAGCACAAGAAGTCTCAAGTCCGTGTTATGCTTGAACGACACAACATTGAAGGTCGGTGGTGTGATGTACGTATACCAAATAGTAAAGACAAACATGTAAATAAAGTTCCTCGTAAAGTATTTATAGGTCAAGTGTCTGAAGAAGTGGATGAAgaagcattaaaaaattattttatcaaatttggagaaatttcagatttatttttacctaggCCACATAGAGGTTTTGCATTTGTGACGTTTACTGACCCTTTATCAGCTCAAAAAGTTATTGGTAAAGATCATAAAGTTGGCGATTGTAGTGTAGTATGTACAGAAGCTATACCAAAAAAAGAAATGGCTCCTAAATGGAATGATTATGACAGTAGAGACAGAGTTAAGGATAGGAGAAGAGACCGATCACCCAATCAGCCACAAGCCTGGTCCCAAGATAGCATTTGGGACTATGATCAGGATTACTATGACCGGCTATATAGTCGAGGAAGTGGGCACCAATCAgtcaataatagttatacaaatgaaaagaatataaattcaGACATGGTAGCAGCTGCAGTAAACAAAGCAGTAATGGGAGTGATTGGAAATTTGAAAGGACAGGGTAATCAAGGTGATAAATTACAAGGAACTGATGATTGGTGGATGAGGagataa
- the LOC114119719 gene encoding cysteine-rich DPF motif domain-containing protein 1, with product MFVKQEHPLNENPETKLNIKNSKSYEDSDKTETPDNKVEETKIVNTETEPVVEERPIFVCKNCNLTERYDCFNDHVSFNRQVGTKVDYYLARDPFSPRSKKQFLILGSVCSMCDKDVCIKPECSLFYSKFFCSTCARKYILNFPTSIQEKIKTTKRI from the exons ATGTTTGTCAAACAAGAGCATCCTTTAAATGAAAATccagaaacaaaattaaacataaagaaTAGTAAAAGTTATGAAGATTCCGATAAAACTGAAACTCCAGATAATAAAGTTgaagaaacaaaaatagttaacactga aactgaACCAGTAGTTGAAGAAAGACCAATTTTTGTGTGCAAAAACTGTAATCTGACTGAACGATATGATTGTTTTAATGACCACGTATCATTTAATCGCCAGGTGGGAACAAAAGTGGATTATTATTTAGCAAGAGATCCATTTTCACCGCGTAGCAAAAAGCAATTTTTAATCTTAGGATCAGTATGTTCTATGTGTGACAAAGATGTTTGTATAAAACCTGAAtgcagtttattttattcaaagtttTTCTGCTCTACTTGtgcaagaaaatatattttaaatttccctACTAGTATTcaagaaaaaatcaaaacaacaaAAAGAATTTAG
- the LOC114119729 gene encoding holocytochrome c-type synthase-like gives MGNTVSGAQNLVAQAFVPQKETNNNDVPKNPHGFTNTAGMSPPPECPMHVKTDDKKAAGCAVAGNPDEINPLNMMPPPNQKPAPDQPFPLPTEREVSTIPKSEGDGDFWVYPSAQMFWNAMLRKGWRWKDDDLSPKDMDVIIKIHNINNELAWREVLKWEAFHAGECMNPKLKSFGGKAKHFSPRARIRNWMGYELPFDRHDWIVDRCGKEVRYVIDYYSADNSPNKYQVAILDVRPALDSFEALWDRSKAAYWRWRFEAEMERNIANKMDELRNDDKV, from the exons ATGGGAAATACCGTTTCTGGAGCTCAAAACCTTGTAGCACAAGCGTTTGTTCCACAAAAAGAAACAAACAACAATGATGTACCTAAAAATCCCCACGGCTTCACCAATACAGCTGGCATGAGCCCACCACCGGAATGTCCGATGCACGTCAAAACAGACGATAAAAAAGCTGCTGGATGTGCTGTGGCGGGAAACCCAGATGAGATTAATCCACTAAACATG aTGCCACCTCCTAATCAAAAACCAGCACCAGATCAGCCATTTCCATTACCAACAGAAAGAGAAGTATCTACTATTCCAAAGTCAGAAGGAGATGGTGATTTTTGGGTTTATCCATCAGCtcaa aTGTTTTGGAATGCAATGTTACGAAAAGGGTGGCGTTGGAAAGATGATGACTTATCACCTAAAGATATggatgttataattaaaatacacaacatCAATAATGAGCTTGCTTGGCGTGAAGTATTAAAATGGGAAGCATTTCATGCAGGTGAATGTATGAATCCAAAGCTAAAAAGCTTTGGTGGTAAAGCTAAACATTTTTCTCCAAGAGCAAGAATACGAAATTGGATGGGATATGAACTACCTTTTGACAGACACGATTGGATAGTAGATCGTTGTGGCAAAGAAGTACGAtatgttattgattattacaGTGCAGATAATTCCCCAAATAAATATCAAGTGGCTATTTTGGATGTAAGGCCAGCTTTAGATTCATTTGAAGCGTTATGGGATCGATCAAAA GCAGCTTATTGGAGATGGCGATTTGAAGCTGAAATGGAAAGAAATATTGCCAATAAAATGGATGAATTAAGAAATGATGATAAAgtgtga
- the LOC114119728 gene encoding protein-S-isoprenylcysteine O-methyltransferase has translation MISKNGIVSVYGFLLGLSVLFVWLLLQNNVFLGTYVDRTVVNPLHLFIVYTAISNVLVRVVNRGITYKVCAQALFLGLVMAAGLLISIQAPASWKPFGWYMCVMAIFHYSEFLSIAVCNPKTLTSSSFMLNHSVAYGVAATTSWLEYLLWHYFLRDMKTIHAISYCGLVLCAFGEALRKGAIWTARDNFTHLVQQEKTQTHTLVTHGVYSWFRHPSYVGWFYWSIGTQIVMINPVCVVAYALASWKFFKDRIYYEEITLLNFFGEDYISYQEKVGIGLPFIRGFVVTRDKE, from the exons ATGATTTCCAAAAATGGTATCGTTAGTGTTTATGGTTTTCTGCTTGGCTTGTCCGTCTTATTCGTGTGGTTGTTACTCcaaaataacgtttttttgGGTACTTATGTAGACCGTACTGTTGTGAACCCGTTGCATTTGTTTATCGTGTACACGGCTATTTCCAATGTACTGGTACGGGTCGTCAATAGAGGTATTACTTATAAA GTATGTGCCCAAGCTTTGTTTTTGGGTTTGGTCATGGCTGCAGGATTGTTGATCTCGATCCAAGCGCCAGCCTCGTGGAAACCTTTTGGatg gtacatgtgTGTGATGGCCATATTTCATTACTCAGAGTTCCTCAGCATAGCCGTGTGTAATCCTAAAACACTAACGTCTTCATCATTCATGTTGAATCACAGTGTTGCATATGGTGTAGCTGCCACGACCAGTTGGCTGGAATATTTACTGTGGCATTACTTCTTACGTG ATATGAAAACTATTCATGCAATTAGTTATTGTGGTCTTGTTCTGTGTGCTTTTGGCGAAGCATTGAGAAAAGGTGCCATATGGACTGCTAGAGATAATTTCACGCATTTAGTGCAACAAGAAAAAACACAGACACATACTTTGGTCACACATGGTGTGTACTCATGGTTCAGACATCCTAGTTATGTTGGATGGTTTTACTGGTCCATAGGCACACag attgtcATGATTAATCCTGTATGTGTCGTGGCGTATGCTCTGGCCAGCTGGAAATTTTTCAAGGATCGAATCTACTACGAAGAAATCACACTTTTGAATTTCTTTGGAGAAGACTACATTTCATATCAGGAAAAAGTGGGAATTGGTTTACCTTTCATCAGGGGATTTGTAGTGACACGTGACAAAGAATAA